DNA from Gouania willdenowi chromosome 15, fGouWil2.1, whole genome shotgun sequence:
CCAGGCCCAATATAGCTATACACAATCTGTACAGTTATTACTCCACTTACTGTATATTCATGACATCTCTTTTATGTACAAATACATGTTCCTTGGGAGCTCCCTATTTCCCTAGATTAATTGTTGAACTGAACCAAAAAGCATTCATTTGCTGACAATGTCGTCATAGCAACTGGTTTTCACAGTTCTTGTGTTCATGGTAATGGTTTCTTTGATGTCCACCTGGAGCAACAGAGTTAAACAACTTGATCTGATATGCGCGACAAATTGTCCACATTATTCACTTGGGTTGTCTGGGATTTCCGGCTGTCAGTGCTCGCTCTGGTTCTTAAACTTTTGGTGTGATTTTGACTTTGTCCTTTACAGTGGCAAGAGAACGCAGATTTGAACTCCTCACGGAATTTACCTGGTAAAACAGATGAATTAATATTgaataaacattacattttattcatttccaCTTACAGACAATTGGTTATTTGTAGATGGGaataaaatctctctctcattcTTCTGCAGTGTAACCAACCACATATTTAATGAATTTCAGCACACTGAGGTAAAACTCTTTCTTTGTTTCTGCCAAACCTTAAGTCTTGTGCTTACAGAGATAAGAAAGGTGATGAACTTACCACTGAGAAAATTGTAGATGATAGGATTTGCTGCACTGTTGGCATATATGAGCCAATGCGAAAACGTGAACCACGCGTACACTGTCTCTCTGTCGTTGGTGTTCTTGAAAGTCCCAAAGACTCTGAGGGTAAAAGTAATATAAATGTGGTAAACGGTAAtgactttttcattttatacTCATAGACTATTCActataccaggggtctgcaacctttacgcttcaaggagccattttgcctcatctcaccctgagccaaaaaataccttctcaataaaGACACATTCCaggatatctttagctctgcaatacttaggagtctctaaatcctccgaaatgcccgtgaggaggttctgtgcccaacaccagctaaagcgaaaaggacacgtttcggatgcacagttggaagcagcgatcttgtcatgccgaactgccgttagcatagccgttagcgtcgggtGAGAGTAAAGGTGTTTgtcgtttttcgttttctgtaccgaagcaaaagagtttgaatttgaaaaacaaggcgttttccgttttttcctATTggatttggaaacaaatatcaaataatgagtgtttttttcgttttttcatatttttgttacataatgaaaaaacgaatgaacgaatgatacacggattcagcacattggtggtttaatgaatctgtccccacacaattaaaatctctattttcttccagaatagtgtttttgttggtttaattatctggtgcaggaaagttgatggtctgtagatgtgccaggaggtgaagtaggaaggtggctgaGTCATTACACaacatttattttaggttaacaaattgttatatcttcattttatttgtcattaatcattaatagcctcttaAAAGTTTTTTTGAGCTAtggggagccattgcaaaagagtcaaagagccacatgaggctccagagccacatgtTGCAGACCCCTACACTATACAATAGAAGTGAGGTCGCACAGCCAAGACATTAATCACTCACAAGCAGAGAGCGAAGAAATGAGATGAAAAAAATGGAGTCTCTTGGTTAAGGATCTGCCATTGTTtgcatatattttggctttataTTCATAAGGCGTCTGAGCGAGAACAGCAAAGGGAATTATACCTTTTCATGACATTGAGAACGCTGATTGGAAGGTAgcacaaagcaaaaacaaagagCACCACTATCAGCATCCGAGCAGTCTTGCGGCGAGCTCTGATCTGTTTGATCTCGGCACAAACAGTGGCGGTTCTGACCCTCGTAGATTCTCCTGGCCCAGCAGATGCACCAGAACACTGGAATGATCTCCATTTCCTTTGCATTCCTGATGTGCTGCCGGGAATCTGTGCAGGCGACAATGATCCCATGAATAACCTCAGCTAACGATTGTAAAAGCAAAACACAAACCGGATGAACTTTTACCTGTTGACACCACAACTTGTGACATATCTGAATATATGCCAGAACCATTAGGCATAATGGTGCAAAGTAGGTGACGATAAAGAAGCAGGTGTGATACACCTTTGGGTAGATCTCCGCTGTTggacaaatataaaatatacattgcaGTGTGTAATAACAATCacagtaattaaaaaattaaaaaaacagttgatttttacatcaaaccCAGCTTTTAGGTCAAaagttgtgttttctttttgttttttttaaataaaaattagttaATTAAGAAATCAATGATAAATAACTTAAATTGttggtgtgattttttttttcttattgccTTGTCTGTACATGTTCtggaaggtcaacactatatatgtatgtaaatatctaaatcatatttgtatatttgtattatttttgtaaatatctgtatcatatttgtatattaactgtatattattattattattattattattattttctatcctactttattttgtgtgtgtgtcttctacttaattatacacttatttattgtttattctttctatagtttttgttaatgtttttatttgtgttttgttttttttctgtggctgtaacataagtaatttccccctgggattaataaaggaattctgattctgattactgTATATGTAGTGCAACCTtttttgaccatcaccagccctccctaaggaagggtaagaaacacttcattaaagggagaatatagaTAGAGAGGGCAGTGATACACCTAGGTAAgcgggaagggaacagggaagatggAGTCAGGGTGGAATTGGtgtgattttattcatttatcttctGCCCTGGATGGATCTTGTACAGGGTCACATGGGTCAGCTCACATTTAGTGATAGGTGGGACACACCCTGTAGTGGACAGCATGCCAGTCTGTTGCAGGTCAACACAgagagacaaacacacacacacacacacactccataaGACAATTTGGACTCTAGAATGTAAATCTTGTCATGAAGCAGAAGTGCTAACACAGTGCTGCCCACTTTTCATTGATGTTTATGGGAATCGGTATCCTTATATTATTTTCATGATCAGTGTGGTGAGTTTAAACCTCAATAGAGTATTGGTTGTGGTTTTTGCTTGCTTTGGTTCATGTTCTGTTAGAATAATGGGTTCTATTAACTTttgggtttgtgtttttatcgtGATTAATGGATTCCGTTTAATTCTACACCCCAATGTCCTTTTAGTGTGTGTTcaagtgtgtgttttcatttttactttacagcaacatgtttggtttttactatttaattaactttatttttgcTACTCTGTCCTCCACCATCACATCTGCCTCAACCTTACTGTATCTTACAACACCctgatgaaattattttctgaaatttcaattaaaatgaaGCATTCATATAAAGTAACTCATTGTCCttcagggaaaaaaataaaatcacgtGCATTCTAACGCCAAGTCACAAATTATAAGGTATTCAAATTCATCAATATTGTAGGCGATAAGGAGAGTTATCTGCAAAAGGAAGGAGAAAACTGTAACATGTTTATGACTGCTTTTGTATGCAATATTAATCCAAGATCAGgcttttattgcaaaaaaagagCCCTCACCTGATCTGCAGATAATGCATATATCTGCTGTAATCAAACTCATCTCATCATAATCAGGATAAAATCTGCATTTACTGCATTACCGCAAGAAGCCCAACGGCCCAATTTAGCAGGTCCCCCGTGTGGGCCTATTTCATGGACATGCCCTATCTCCATCCAACCTTATACTGTGAATAATAATGAACAGATTTTAATATATAGAGGCGAGCTCCATCTTGCCATTCGCCATACAGGCAAGGTCAATGGAGATAAAGGAGCTTGGTCAAAACACAACGTAGACATGCTTTGGTGGCTTATCAGAAGCAGAAGCCATATGCCAACTGCAGATGAAAACTATGTGATTCATTGGAGCTCTACTGGCCCTTAAATCTCAGTCATTGATTTAAATCTAATTCCTGTATCAAATCCATGAGAATGCATTAACAATGAGACATGGGAGTGAGACCAGACGGACAGGATGAATTAAATATTCATTGGTTTACTATTTGCAACAACAATGACCATTTACTGGGCTCTTCCAATGCTTTGTTTGTGCTGCCAATCTTATTTTTGCATCCTACAAAGAAATGAGAGCAGAATAATTAAAGGGGGCAATTTAGAATTTAGTAAATagcttgtcttttttttactattatggGAAAGGTGTTGAAAGGTTTTAATGTCAAGAAATCAATAATCACCTattcactaaaataaaaaagaatcatTAAAAGCTCTAACATTTTTAATACAGAACGCCGCAAAAAAGATGAATGTCCTTCAATAGATAAAGGGCAATAATCAAGATAtgcccaaaaaataaataaataaataaatagtaattaTACCTGGGGAAAAGATTATTTGTGCATTTAGATCATAGACCCAAATTGACTGTACAAAacaaatttagttaaaaaaaaaaaaaatgttttcaattaatttattttaaaggctAGAGGCATGCATAATCATCACAACACAAAACACCCCTGCAGTTTACCACACATTATTGttctcactttctcacttctagaccaagtaatttttttaaaagtgtaaattAGGTTAGATCATTAGGGTTTAGGGCCAATATATTTAGCGCTATATCATCTGAACTGCCTTCCAAGTCCTCTTATAATgttgtatttctgattggttcaGTGCACATTACACGCCAAAATCctccaaaacaaactttcaaattGATGAGAATGGAGAACCAAcctatgtatttaaaaaaatgttttgccttATCAGAGTTAGGTtggcctttttttcttttctttttttcttatatttttacaTCCATAACCTTTGTTAAGAAAAAAGAACCTCGAGAGTTTAGCATTTGTCCTTATGACTATAGCagtcagacataggcaactggcagccagGGGACCTcgtgcggccctcggtctaattttgtgtggccgccaaaacaaaattgtaattcataaagttggaagttatataaagccctaacacacaaaactccagaaacacagaaaacaacagcaaaatgcacaaaatgtcaacaaaagtgtacaaaattacacactaaacaaccacttaaacacaaaatgattccaaaaacaaaaacaacatatacaGAAAGACTTCAATTTGTGTTGGCATTTACAGaatgccaacaaaattgcacaaaatgacatgaaaacacaagaagacaacaataacacacacaatgactcgtCAAAATTCatcatattgacaagaaaatagaaaaatagaattaaaaaacacacaaaatatctaaaaactaaaaaaacagactacaaaaacaaaacccttttttttcctgtatttatgctcacattggtcattattctaaatgctaacataaatgttgataatctggccctcggatcagacaatcacattttgttgGGTCCCTGATATGATAGAAGTTGTTCATCTCTGGAATATAGGATGTTTGAGAACATTCTGAAGAGAAATGTCTTAAAATTGATTTGTAAATACTAACCTCCCCAATGTTCATCGCACGCTGTAAAGAGGCTGGTTTTGTTTGTGAGTTCAGGAAACAAGCTGGTACACTCCATCACAACAGCTTGAGGGATCATTATGATGCACGACACAACCCAGATGACCACTATGCTCTTGCGGGCTCTCTTGGCCGTGCTCTTGAACATCAGTGGGTGACAGATAGCATACCAGCGGTCTTGGGCAATGCAACTCAGAGTCAGGACAGACACAGAAACGGAAATGGTCTAGAGGAAAAGTGAATAAGAAATACCCCAGATAGAgattaaacactttttaaaggaaAGTGCATCATATGTGAGGATTTGGTGTACTGACTTAGTAATGCcgagttaacattttcaagaaaGTTGGAGTAAaattgaaaatgaatatcgACTATATTTTAAAGACCCAAGTATTCAGCAAAAACACACGGGCATTatattaaactttttcaacccttGATGACAAGTATGAATgcattgatgtttttttcacagGCAAATGTTTAAGACTTTGTGATGGTCAACTTTATATTCATCACCTCGTAATAACCCCCTTTGGAAGCTAACTAAAAATGCTTCCCCACAGGGAAGTCTATGTGATTGAGTTTGGGTGTAAAATATCAGCTTATATCAACctgtaaactaaaaaaaacccttAAAAAAAACCCTTCTGCGTTTATATTAATTTACAAACACGTGttgtattttttccccccctgaactagcacattttctttttatacaCATTGACAAAGACTTTTCTGACAGGCAAAATAATGCTGAGACATAGACATAAAAGCATCCCTAACCATAGTTGTCAGAAATCAAAAACAAAGCCCGAAGGTGTTGTCAATGCTGGAATGGAAACTATAATGAGTGAGAAATAATTGCTTAATAATGTGAGAAAAAGGTTGGTATAAAGACAGCTGATACAAAGCATATGCTCTATAGTTGGACTCTTAACtgaatatttctaaattaaGTAGCCATTTTGCGCAATGAGCTAACTGTGTTGGTGTAGGAAAAATTTATTGTAAGCTGTTTACATCCCTGGGtttctgtcacatttttgttCTGGTCTATAGGAATGTGAAGATGCCAATTGCAGCAAAAATGGTTTAACATAATAACAGATAActacagagagagaaaatgcTTCAAAACCATTTCTAGCAGAAACATGTCTTTTCCATCAGATTGACTCTTGTCTTGTTTCCCCTGGCAGTTTAAACCATGAAGCACTTTGTTAAAATTACATGATGGTTGTGTTCTGTATGGCATTTACTCTAATCAGAGACCATTTTCGATAATCCAGAGCTGGGGATGGACCTCCAAACGCTGTAGCAGTCAGAAAAGGCAGTTAAACATTCTTTTTAACCACCTGTGGCTTTAAGGACATCAATAACTTAAAGCCATAAGGTGCAATGCTATATGCACGGTAGTAATCCCAGATCATCCAAAAGggatttctgtattttttgagtGAAGAAATTCACTCATTGTAATACCTTTGTTGAGCCCTGTGCCCTGTTCACCATGTGTTCCCTTCATGAAGAGAGCAGATTTTAggggagttaaaaaaaaaaaaaaacatgtagaaTTGATTGACTGATCTTTTTTAAGGAACATAGGAGAGTTGATCTCTTACCTGCAGATATGGAACAACTTTGCAAAGTGTGTTTCCAAAGAACCATGTCTCTGTGATGTCCACAACAAGGCTCGCTGGCAGGCAAATGATGGTGACCAACACGTCGGCGAAGGACAGATTCACTATAAAGTAGTTGGTCACGGTTCGCATGTGACGGTTTTTCCACACTGCAAAACAAACTGACAGGGAGGCACAA
Protein-coding regions in this window:
- the hcrtr2 gene encoding orexin receptor type 2, which translates into the protein MSGNTGNVDCEECSSSAHVIINSTETRVDSRLDDDDELLRYIWREYLHPKQYEWVLIVGYILVFFVSLIGNSLVCFAVWKNRHMRTVTNYFIVNLSFADVLVTIICLPASLVVDITETWFFGNTLCKVVPYLQTISVSVSVLTLSCIAQDRWYAICHPLMFKSTAKRARKSIVVIWVVSCIIMIPQAVVMECTSLFPELTNKTSLFTACDEHWGAEIYPKVYHTCFFIVTYFAPLCLMVLAYIQICHKLWCQQIPGSTSGMQRKWRSFQCSGASAGPGESTRVRTATVCAEIKQIRARRKTARMLIVVLFVFALCYLPISVLNVMKRVFGTFKNTNDRETVYAWFTFSHWLIYANSAANPIIYNFLSGKFREEFKSAFSCHCKGQSQNHTKSLRTRASTDSRKSQTTQVNNVDNLSRISDQVV